The Campylobacter sp. CN_NE2 region AAGTGGCGAAAAATGCAGATTTGATAGAAAAAATCACAGGCACTCGCCCTAAATTTTATCGCTCCGGCACGGCGTATTATGACGAATTTGCCGTTTCGCAAATTTATGATATGGGTTTTGCACCTGTGGGATTTAGCGTTTTAGGCGACGCAGGAGCGACTTTAAGCAAGGAAAATGTCCTAAAAGCTTTTCGCACGGCAAAAAACGGCGATATTATAATCGCTCACGCAAATCACCCGGAAAAAGAGAGCGGCGAAGGCGTAGCGATGGGACTAGAAGAGCTTTTGGAAAATGGATTTAAATTTATTCGCCTTGACGAAGTTTTATTAGATAAATAGATTTTATTTAACTTTTTTTGATTATCAAATTTGCCATTGAATTCAGCCTAGCTTTTTCGCAAGACAAGCAACGATAGACGAACCAAGTCTTATCTTTTGCTCGTCTTGCGAAAAATCGTCGGCATTAGCTCTGCTTTGCTCTTGCTCCGTAAGAAACCTGCGACTTCGTCGCGTACCACTTCGCCTGTTTTTGTCTTGAATATTTTATTGGTATAGATAAATTTGCCAAATTTAAGCTAAATTCGGCAAATTTACAAAATCACTTCCAAATCAAAACATCATCTAGTTGGTGTCTTGTATGTGGAAATTTGATATTTTCGCCTTTGCCAAGAGCGACGACTAAAATCGGCGTAAAATTTTCATTTAAATTTGCTTCATTTCTGACATATTTTGTCAATTTTTCCTTATCAAAACCAGCTATAATACAACTTTTCACGCCAAAGCTCTCGGCGATATTTACCAAATTTGCACACGCCAAATAGCACTGCTTTGAAGCATAATTTGTCATCGCTTTTTCGTCCATATCTTTAAATTTATCCCTAAAATACGCCATTGCAGCATCATATTTTTCGCTCGTGGTAGCACGACGGCGAACGCACTTATCCAAATATGCTTCACCTACTTTCAAATCATTTCTAGCGATGATAATCACGGCATGAGAACAATTTTTAACCTGCGGTTGGTTATTGCAAATTTCGCCTAATTTTTGCAACTCATCGCCGTTCGAAACAACCATAAATTTCCACGGCTCCAAACCACACGAACTAGGACTTAATCGCGTCAAATCCACGATTTCTCGCATAACTTCATCGCCCACTTTTTCGCCACTAAATTTGCGACAACTATAACGACTTTTCATAATTTCTTGCATAGGAAATCCTTTTTTGAAAAATAATTTCCAAATAATACAAAAAATCACTTTTAAATTTAATCAAATAAGGTTAATTTAGTTCGATTTCGATTTTTTTCTTGTTTTGTGGGTTTGGATTTTGTGATTTTTGTTGCCCTGAATTTGGCGAATTTTGCACATTTTCGCCACCTATTTGCACTGAATTTTGCAAATTTTGATTTTTCTTAGAATTTGGCAATTTTTTTTCATTTTTATAAATCGGCTCAAAAATTTTAACATCACGATTTGCTTCGCTTTTGAGCTGTTCGTGGTATTTTTGCTCGTGTTTTAGGGTTTGCTTTGCTTCGTCAAATTTTTCATCAGCTTTTTTTATAATTTTTTTGCCGTAATATTCCAAATTTTCTTTCAAATTTGATTTTTCTTGCCCGATAATTTCGCCGTTATCGCCACCTTGGCTTAAATTTACTCGCTCCTTGCTAAAATATAAAACCGCAAAAATCGCCGCCAGTATCGCTAAAATCGCTATTATAAATTTTTTCATTATTATAACTTTGAATTATACAAAATTTGTTTATACTCGATTTTTACGGCATTCATGGCATTGTATTTTTGCAAATAAACGCCCACGCCGCCGTCCATTTGGGGGCAACTTGTCGCAAAAATTTTTCTAATTTTTTTGTTTTTTAGATATTTTTGATTTTTTTGGATATATAAATCGCAATCTGCGATAAAAACTTTCAAATCCCGCTGTTTTGGCGGAT contains the following coding sequences:
- a CDS encoding nitroreductase family protein — encoded protein: MQEIMKSRYSCRKFSGEKVGDEVMREIVDLTRLSPSSCGLEPWKFMVVSNGDELQKLGEICNNQPQVKNCSHAVIIIARNDLKVGEAYLDKCVRRRATTSEKYDAAMAYFRDKFKDMDEKAMTNYASKQCYLACANLVNIAESFGVKSCIIAGFDKEKLTKYVRNEANLNENFTPILVVALGKGENIKFPHTRHQLDDVLIWK